Proteins encoded together in one Lathyrus oleraceus cultivar Zhongwan6 chromosome 5, CAAS_Psat_ZW6_1.0, whole genome shotgun sequence window:
- the LOC127078477 gene encoding uncharacterized protein LOC127078477 — protein MGKGMFSETNPPPRPPVEAPLTEHNSSLELTLQNPVSEPVQSAVPEPEPVQTPFLNMFSQPVPPSQPPAQSYLLEPTLFQFHSLFPQVIPPPQQPILNLLPPASRPCKRARRDDQRTDTIDAPFVWATNRRARVHSFDYLLQKEIFDIKGDVECNKCERKFQISFDVRDKFPEIYDYILKNSRAMNERAPLNIWKNPTLPDCMHCNKKNCVKPIIAEKKKKINWLFLFLGQMLGCCNITQLRYCCKYNNDHRTGAKDRVLYSTYLALCKQLQSV, from the coding sequence ATGGGCAAGGGCATGTTTTCCGAAACAAACCCACCACCTCGACCACCTGTTGAAGCTCCTCTTACAGAACATAACTCTTCTTTAGAACTAACACTACAAAATCCTGTTTCAGAACCGGTTCAGAGTGCTGTTCCAGAACCAGAACCGGTTCAGACTCCTTTTCTGAACATGTTTTCTCAACCAGTCCCACCATCTCAACCACCGGCTCAGAGTTATCTTCTAGAACCGACATTGTTTCAGTTTCACAGTTTGTTTCCTCAAGTAATCCCACCACCTCAACAACCAATCTTGAATTTGCTTCCTCCGGCATCACGTCCTTGCAAACGCGCTCGCCGTGACGATCAAAGAACTGATACTATTGATGCACCTTTCGTATGGGCTACTAACCGAAGAGCAAGAGTTCACAGTTTCGATTATCTTCTCCAAAAGGAAATCTTTGATATCAAAGGAGATGTTGAGTGCAACAAATGCGAAAGGAAATTCCAAATATCATTTGACGTGAGAGACAAGTTTCCTGAAATCTACGACTATATTTTGAAAAATAGCCGAGCCATGAACGAGAGGGCGCCACTAAATATATGGAAGAATCCAACATTGCCGGACTGTATGCATTGTAATAAGAAAAACTGCGTGAAGCCAATCATTGCtgagaagaaaaagaagatcaaTTGGTTGTTTTTGTTTCTGGGACAAATGCTTGGCTGCTGCAATATCACACAGTTGAGATATTGCTGCAAATACAACAACGATCATCGAACCGGCGCGAAAGATAGAGTTCTTTACTCAACATATCTTGCACTCTGCAAGCAACTTCAATCTGTCTGA